The proteins below come from a single Triticum aestivum cultivar Chinese Spring chromosome 5D, IWGSC CS RefSeq v2.1, whole genome shotgun sequence genomic window:
- the LOC123125630 gene encoding transcription factor JUNGBRUNNEN 1, with protein MVAKAEMSAMELEKVMSDGEVVLGGAGDEEEEDVVLPGYRFHPTDEELVTFYLRRKVARKSLRIEVIREMDIYKHDPWDLPKASTVGGEKEWYFFCLRGRKYRNSIRPNRVTGSGFWKATGIDRPIYSAGSGGASSGVSIGLKKSLVYYRGSAGKGTKTDWMMHEFRLPPAAATNSSPSMQEAEVWTICRIFRRTITYRKQQTWRPVPAPSVADSNSNTGSFESSEAGDEYMNCLQAPAAPCIPQQQYVSQVGTVDSGNFFYEDNMHNQQFQGQWNAAPAAPVPEQKLQSPLSTAVSFHQNDHSHAVAANDFYKVEGYLEEIARMMEVTDPTGFYDYRSYG; from the exons ATGGTGGCCAAGGCAGAGATGAGCGCCATGGAGTTGGAGAAGGTGATGAGCGACGGGGAGGTGGTGCTCGGCGgcgccggagacgaggaggaggaggacgtggtgctGCCGGGGTACCGGTTCCACCCCACCGACGAGGAGCTGGTCACCTTCTACCTCCGGCGGAAGGTGGCCAGGAAGTCCCTCAGAATCGAGGTCATCCGGGAGATGGACATCTACAAGCACGACCCATGGGATCTCCCCA AGGCGAGCACGGTCGGTGGGGAGAAAGAGTGGTATTTCTTCTGCCTGAGGGGCAGGAAGTACCGGAACAGCATCCGGCCCAACCGAGTGACCGGCTCCGGCTTCTGGAAGGCCACCGGCATCGACCGGCCCATCTACTCCGCCGGCAGCGGCGGCGCCAGTTCCGGCGTGTCCATCGGGCTGAAGAAGTCGCTCGTGTACTACCGCGGCAGCGCCGGCAAGGGCACCAAGACCGACTGGATGATGCACGAGTTCCGCCTACCGCCGGCCGCGGCCACCAACTCCTCCCCGAGCATGCAAGAAGCC GAGGTGTGGaccatctgcaggatcttcaggaGGACCATCACCTACCGCAAGCAGCAGACGTGGAGGCCGGTGCCCGCGCCGTCCGTCGCCGACTCGAACTCCAACACGGGGAGCTTCGAGTCGTCCGAAGCCGGCGACGAGTACATGAACTGCCTGCAGGCACCCGCCGCTCCATGCATCCCCCAGCAGCAGTACGTCAGTCAGGTGGGCACGGTGGACAGCGGCAACTTCTTCTACGAGGACAACATGCACAACCAGCAGTTCCAGGGGCAATGGAACGCCGCACCCGCCGCGCCGGTGCCGGAGCAGAAACTACAGAGCCCATTGTCAACCGCCGTCTCCTTCCACCAGAATGACCACAGCCACGCCGTCGCCGCCAACGATTTCTACAAAGTCGAGGGATACTTGGAGGAGATCGCGAGGATGATGGAGGTCACCGATCCGACAGGGTTTTACGACTACAGATCATACGGTTGA
- the LOC123123012 gene encoding protein JASON produces the protein MGCLFDCFRAAGGEPRAGRARAQLVSSSVVPSPKVGERRAPPSRNALSAVFLREDEGSQATSSGSDRDAGSNRVDPELMHEEATFLKNGGALSETPNEILKEPESMDSALQYETHSALLTALSENMNSMEVLKADECQTPSGSHQSSYLPDASSSSRNVCDASNQHDTEPVSKSIDSDGVNNEPVVDCRIKLTTLESCSATSNDDIYLDGSKSSPFSTPLKVNGGIHTPVNTQVPDSEELTNENCTRSCSHNSHEGLNSSRDLEHCGVYREDPCQPDISDEDLKGAKNNSPDLVETSISDECSLFQNSEGSVSSYNKTSDNTSFVEKCQATDVTVHASRNKVITTNSGSDVEFPSLSQWLKPPSSSKAIRDESYTSDTFNSAKSSDEDRPIIGMVAAHWKSEEPDNFTPKWWDGNGIPNSTNKYKEDQKVSWHAMSFEERLEKALSEEKLLSQRKCSTGNTSHFSGVEGEESDTAASNHLRVAAFT, from the exons ATGGGGTGCCTGTTCGACTGCTTCCGCGCGGCCGGCGGCGAGCCGCGCGCCGGCCGCGCCCGCGCCCAGCTCGTCTCCTCCTCCGTCGTCCCCAGCCCCAAG GTCGGCGAGAGGAGGGCGCCGCCGTCAAGGAACGCGCTGTCCGCCGTGTTCCTGCGCGAAG ATGAGGGATCGCAGGCCACGAGCTCGGGGTCGGACCGGGACGCCGGGAGCAACAGGGTGGATCCGGAGCTCATGCACGAGGAG GCCACTTTCCTCAAAAATGGCGGTGCACTGTCGGAAACTCCAAATGAAATCCTTAAAGAGCCTGAAAGCATGGATTCAGCTCTGCAGTATGAAACACATTCAGCGCTGCTAACTGCCTTGTCTGAAAACATGAATTCCATGGAAGTGCTGAAGGCTGATGAATGCCAAACTCCTTCAGGGTCTCATCAAAGCTCCTATCTACCAGATGCTTCAAG CTCTTCTAGGAATGTTTGCGATGCATCAAACCAGCATGATACTGAACCTGTGAGCAAGAGCATAGACTCTGACGGTGTGAATAATGAGCCTGTGGTCGACTGCAGGATCAAGTTAACCACCTTGGAGTCATGCTCTGCCACCAGTAATGATGATATCTATCTGGATGGATCCAAGTCTTCACCCTTTTCAACTCCTTTGAAAGTGAATGGTGGGATACATACTCCAGTTAACACTCAGGTACCTGACTCGGAAGAGTTGACAAACGAGAACTGTACTAGGTCTTGTTCGCATAATTCGCACGAAGGTCTGAATTCCTCTCGGGATCTCGAACATTGTGGAGTGTACAGAGAAGATCCCTGCCAGCCTGATAtatctgatgaggatctcaagggTGCAAAGAATAACAGTCCGGATTTGGTTGAAACTTCAATATCTGATGAATGTTCCCTGTTCCAGAACTCTGAGGGTTCTGTATCATCTTATAACAAGACAAGTGATAACACATCTTTTGTGGAGAAATGCCAGGCCACTGATGTAACAGTTCATGCCAGCAGAAATAAGGTGATTACAACAAATAGTGGTTCAGATGTCGAATTCCCAAGCTTGTCCCAGTGGTTGAAGCCTCCAAGTTCGAGTAAGGCGATCAGAGATGAAAGCTATACAAGTGACACATTTAATTCTGCTAAGAGTTCTGATGAGGATAGGCCTATCATTGGAATGGTCGCGGCTCACTGGAAATCCGAAGAGCCAGATAATTTTACTCCTAAATGGTGGGATGGAAATGGCATTCCCAACTCAACAAATAAGTACAAAGAA GATCAGAAGGTTAGTTGGCATGCGATGTCATTCGAGGAGAGGCTTGAAAAGGCTTTATCTGAAGAGAAGCTGCTTTCTCAAAG GAAATGCTCCACTGGAAACACATCTCACTTTTCAGGTGTAGAAGGTGAGGAAAGTGATACTGCTGCATCTAACCATCTACGTGTTGCTGCTTTTACATGA